The segment CTTTCTTATATAAGCGATGATttcatattcatatatttatcgtgtatatgaaaaaattgatgttaaagatattatagattttattatataaatcttGCAAGTTGAATCAGTGGATATAtcatcaattattaaaaaataatagaaaccctttgaaaacaaaaaataaaaaaagacatttatttattatgttgttgaagggacaaaaattatattaattatcactttagtttgtaaatttttttgtgctaaattGATCATTGTCAATTAATGCAACGTGGTTCACATAATAGGGCTTTGATGATATTGATTGTGGATTAACGTCATAGAAGCACTTTCACCTTTCTTAGGAAAATTGCAAACTGGAAACCaagataaaagatgaaaatagaAGAAGATTTCCCTTGGCAATCATTTCACAATAACACAGTAATTTAAAGATGTCAACAAGACCACTGTTTCAGTGAATTATGGACTACGCTTGTAATGATTCATCTTTGAAaattatgttataaaaaagCCAATAATGCAGGAGATTTTTGCGAATGACCACTAACTACTATATATGTCAAACTATAATAATTTGCCTCCTGTGCTTAGATCCTGTTTGCTAATTGATAACCGGCTTTATAGACTATGAGTGAATTGTGATGGTGGAAGAGATGTCAAAGTTTCAAACTATACTATTGTGTAATCAACAAGTGATtattaatcaaaattaaaaataagattagTTAGCCCAAATTGTTATTGTAATTATGGACTTTTTCTTGGCCATATCAAATCGATAAATTAGTTGACTGTATGAGTgacataaacaataaaaatctgttcaccaaaaaagaaaaaaagaaaaaaagaaagaaaaaaaagaaagacattgGTATGGTGTCGGTCACAAAACCTCCAATGTTTTAGTTAGtggatatttctttttaaaaagaaatatgttatttattttttgataactttgttttttatagatctgataaaattttaagttatgatATTGTTCGGTTAATGATGatttctctttattattaaacaagacaataattaatttttagtgtaaGCGGATTTTGATAACTTGAATGAATGATTTGATTTTCGTATATAGAGAGTTTTTATTGTGCTTTATGGTTATTTGCTTTCTTGAATCTTTGAttgttgtggttaattttaGATAatggttgtaacttgtaactgCTAGTATGGATCTGAAAAAGTATTTAGTATTAAAGTTAACCAATTTTTGGTTGAGCTGAGGTGAGATCATGCTCATTTCTTCTGGACTATCCCAACCTGAGATATCTCTCTCATGAGTTTGTGGTCGATTTGAGCTGGTGACATGGTGAAATTAAAGATTGGCCAAACTGGATGGATGATGTGGTCCAAGTGTTAGCTATACGTATTGCTTAAAATCTGACAGTAATAATTGACCGACATTGTGATTTTAAGGGGTCAAAATTATGTTCATTTCAACACCAATGAATGATAACTATTTTTATGGTGAATATTTTATCAAACATGTTGTTGTACATTTAATATATGTATAGTACAatcaaattaaagtttttgtaagttgtaacaacATTTCCAAGTTTCCAACAATAAGAGCATTTTGGGGTGGCTGGGTGGGTGTAAGATGAGCTTTGTTTTCGTAAAGACACAAATAAAGCACTTTGTAAGGTCACTAAGTTTTGTATTGGGGATAGAccccatttctttttttgatattttgtaatttgtacATTGCTTCTAAGTGAATCACACAAATACTTGTTATGAAATTTTTAGTATAGACGTGGGTTTCAATTAGCTGTAAAGTTATTTGTcgtcaaataaaaaatctagtATTCAAATATCACTTagacaaaaaaaactaattgatgtttttgtttgatgATTACGAGTAATTTTCATGGAACAGATGTCATAGCTCATAAGTTGAAATATTATtgcataagaaaaaaaaaaaaaaaaaactttcattgaAACAAATTAGTAGTGACAAAAGTGTGGTCCCCTAAATTGATTTATAGTTGTGGTAGTTACCATGGCAGCTTTCTTGCAAAATCTGTTCCTCCAATTGATTTCTTGCAAATCTGTTTATTAAATACGCTTGCTTTTGTTTTAAGCACAAGTCGAAGTAGCTTAAATAAGCCAATTACAAAGTTAAGAATGGAATTTATgtcctaataataataataaaatcaataaagtTGATATTAATCCAGATAAATATGGGGATGCGTGCAAATTCAACTAGATGCAAAGCTTGTCGGAGCAATATTTTACAGCACAAAATTCTTGTAGCTTCTTAGGCTCCAATATAAAAAAGTACACACGCAAACACATATTATATAGTGTAGTGTTAGCttttcaaattcaacccctAATTTAAAATCATACatatagaaaatacaaaaaaaaaaaaaaaatacatttatatatatatacacacacattttaTGCGGTTAAAAAGGTATTCGAGTTTTGGAtatctttgttaaaaaaactAGACTATTtcattgagttataaaattcttaACAAAAATGTAGATATTAGCTACTATGATTGCAAGAGGGAAGAATTCTTCTTTCTATGAGACTTTGTGCTTAATTTTTGGGCTTCAATAAACCCCAAAAGTGAGTGCAATAAGGAAAATTAATGTGCATTTTGGCTGagcataaataaaataaaatcacatggAATGAACGGATTTTTCAGTTGATTAATTAATGATCAACTTAGAATAATTATTTGTTAGATTTTGtgacataaaattttcaatatgcttagagataaaaaaaatttataataattttttcacaattgttaagATGGTTTGTTTGGATTAGTGTATAAAAGTAGggataacaatttttttattttttatagataagTTTATTAACAATAAGTCTAAGAACACAAAATCTCCCACAATTATACCTATATATTAAATCCAAACACAGGTTTGGGTTAGGTGTGTATCTGTTCTGTATTGAATAACAGGCAACAACCTATAGCTACTCCTGAAACCCAGACTTGGAATCCTGCATGGTTGATTCTTAAATAATGCTAAACCCTACTGCTATGCTATCAACACCACAAAGCTTTACAGCTTTGTCTTCTGTACGTATGCTGTAAAGCTAATAAATATGTTCTCCATTTTATTAGCTTTTACTTTTGTACGAAGACAAAACGTACAAGTTTTACTCATTTATTCATCAATATAATTTCTGAATTTCATTCCCCCTAATGAATACCTATATTGCATGTAGGAGCCAAATTTTCCTTTGTTCACAGGACTTAAGGGTCGGCAGACTTGTGAGGAACACTACAAAAGGTTATAGCATTTTTAAACTGCGATTACAGCCACAAAAAACCACTGGTATAGGTCCAAATGGACTATCCCGGCAGTTTTTATGagttttcttatattttgagcAATAAATATAATGATATTATAAAGTttgtaatctttttttatttttattgttaatgaCATCTTATAATTGGcgtacaataaaaataatattattgtcTTATGAAAATGATGTATTAAGCATAATTTATACcaactcaaaaaattataaaatttgttatgtatGTAATATTTTTTGAGAGATTTTGGGTATGCCTAACAACTAGCATGTCGTTATGTTagtatttttctcatttcaagattattctTTTACTACTATTTTATTTGGAAGGAATTCTTTTAGCATATTGAGcaaccaaacaattttttttttttaaaaaaaggctATCCCTTAGATACATCGATCCTTGAgctaaaaacatattaaaatagtCCACATTCTCCTTTTTAAGATTATGAGAATTTTGGGTGTGGAAGAGAATGCCTAAATGTCAACCGCCGtaataattatattatgtattttCTAAAtgcatcattattttttatagtgtAGGTCTTATAATCATGTAAAATTCACGTGTTGTAAAATTGATGGTATGTATATTCGTTACATgaaatactttttcaattataaAGTTTTAGGAAGACAAATATTTGAAATAGGCAAATTTTTATGATGTGTGTATACACTTACtattaacaataattttttttttaaatcacgttaattaaattatgaaaaaaaatatcaaattaaccCTAGCATACTGTCCAACTATAAGTAATAATGCAGGTCATtccattataaaaaaattttcgcATGAATCTTCGAGCtacaaacattttaaaattagttTCATCTCTTTAGCACTTGAAGAGCTGAATTTGATAGCAGTAAAAAGTCAAACACAATCAAGTATCAACAGCCATAATCAGTTAAGTATgaaccttcttttttttgggacttGGGAGCATTGAGCAGGCAAGCAAGTATGAACATTTAACAAGAAAACAACCCCGTCAGAACTAATAAGCTAGCTTTTCCATAATCAAatagttccaaaaaaaaaaaaaaaaaaactctctagtatttaaaaacaataatattagGAATGATCCAAGTCGCAGGCACCATTATGTTCTGGTAGTACCCACAAGCGATATATCTGTGAGGTGTGGTCGGCTGTGATAACACACATGAGTCACCTtttatgtttctcaaaaaaaaaaaaaaaaaaaaattaggaatgCACTCAATTTCATTCTATCCATTTTTATAATACGGTAGATGTGGTTAATTGTGAGTAGTTAATACTTTATGTGCAATTCCCACTATTGTTTATATGCAcctttacttttgtttttttgttaaataaaaaagagagtttttagTATAAACTCATCGACTTTATGTCAAACTATTATCGTGACACAACATATTCACTAAAAAGTTTATACTTGAAATCTTGAACCACTTAACTCATTGATCTCATTTCATATGATAATAATGAATAATATCACGTCTACTATTAGGGTCTTGATTGAACTATACCAACATTTTCACCTAATTGGTACTACTTGAAACACTTAACTTCTACCGAGTATCATGTAAAGTGTTACAATAACTCTTAACCTGAAATGGTCGCTTAGATGAGAGGAGGCTATTTCATACCAAAATCAAGGAAAGTCGGAGGCCTTAGAAAGGACTTACTCGCCTATCAAGGAGGACGGCTGACAACGAAACTAAAACCTAAAACTTTTGAATTAAGTATTCGAGCCGGCACTTTAGATTCATTGGTTACAAAAGACTTCCCGTAATGAAATTAGATGGAAAATTCAATCAaccttataatatattattttggatTAAACAATGGAATTTGGGATTCCTTGGGATTATTACGTGTGGCAGAGAAAGTGTCAGTAACTACAGCCTCTATTGGACGGTGGTGGTGGGCTTCTGTTTTCTTCTGTTACCTTGGAAGCCACGCTCTCTCTCATTATCTCTCTCTTAAACTGTGTCACAATTTTCTGTGGACCCAACACAACATGGCGGGAAAAGCGTGACGTgcgggaaagaaagaaaaaaaaaaaaaaaaaaaacttcattaatgaaatataaaaaataatatcatacattagattttattatatagcGACCCCATATAGTGCAAAGATCTCGTCAGCGCTTAAAGTGCAATCTGGGCCGTCCGATCCTCTCTGATCGGGTTTTATCAGAAACCCACGTGGTGGGTCCCACGTTTTGTTGATAATGAGACGTAGACCTTTCACGAGCTCTCTGTGGCAGGACGTTTTTGTGATTGGACCAATCGCGTACGGACACGTGTGTGTGTTGCATTTACAGTACGATCGATATTCCgttcttgtgtttttcttttcttttgtgctGTTCTGGTTTTGTTCCATGGAATTCTTACGTGGTCGTTTGTGACTGACAGTGTGTGTTTTACGGTAATCAGTATTCACGTTTTTGGCTTTGTCACTCTAAAAATTCTTGTGGCCGACACCACCCGGTTGAAGGTTAATTTTCTTCATGGATATATCTGGATTATAGTTCAACTGATAATGTTTTTTTgtagttaaataagagatttacgGTTTAATCCCTATTTAtactaaaaactgattgatatcttagtttgatgataaagagttattattaaGAGCAGatattataagttaaaattttataaaaaaaaagtgataaaaaataatcatcaaACGTCACAcaattgataaaatttcttaGAAGAAATTTACAGTTTGATTAATTCTTActtacacaaaaaaaacaattaatagtTTGATTTGATGGTAAAGATGGTAAAACGCAATCATTGGATGCTGAAggttaaaatttattaaaaaaaaaaaaaattcttaatgtATGCAAAACttatgcattttttattataaatatttctcgaatatgttttttcatcttGTGCACGGTTATAATGTTTTAAACACTTGATGGTGTCTTGAATTTGTGCATATAAGTTGTAACACAATCATGGTTTTAGACATATCTCAGCCTTCTGAGCAGATATGGAATTGTACTAtttgaaaatagttttaaaacaaTCATGGTTTTGAAGACTGGTAaagatttgatgaattttgggttctttctttttagttttctttttctacaaTGAAATCTTAATTCAACTTAGGACATAGGAATAGCTAGGAAAACTTTGGCCAAGCCGACACCATCAGAAATTCAAGTTGGAAATGCATTCCAATTTAATGGCTTTTTTATATTTACGATATTTGAATTCAAGATTTATTATAACAATGTCCCAAATTCCCAAGGATTAATCACCTCTGAAAGACTGAATAAATTATTGGGAAAttgattaaaattcaattaaagttCAAACAACAGGGTTAAGTATCTAGCAAACAACTCATATCGGATCAACTGATTTTATCCATTTTAAACAAAGCTTTTACATCTCAACTTTACAACAAAAACGATCTAGAACTAACAAATTTAgtactttaagaaaaaaaaaaatgaaattctatTAAAAAGAATTTGTTGCAGCTTTCTTTCCAAAGTTTCCAAATTACCATCTTTTGCAATTTTACTCAGGAAAAAAATCTTCTCTATATGTTTATGAAAACAAGATATTCCATTTTatgatcaaaatttaattattatggaTTTAAGGGTATATGTAATGCCCATGTCATGCaaaatcatttattatttttttatttgtcaatgGGGTTGTAGCTCAGCAGGTTAAGTTGTTAACAACTCTTGgtgtttttaaagaaaatgtctaaggttcaattttctatccctcactatatagaaaaaaaaaagctttgtttcttaaatttataataacacgacactatatatatacatttttaatccttgaaaattataaatcataatatgaaacaaactctcttaatttctttttaaacgACTAGAGAGTGCaagttttagttaatttttcaaccAATAAAGTAATAAAGCAAGAGACGTTAATTTCGAACTGTGCTCACTCTAGAAAGTTTAGAATAAACAGCGATAAGCATGAACCAAATCATTATTAGATTGTACAAGAAAAATGTAAACAAAGTAgaagagaccaaaaaaaaaaaaaaaaaaaaaaccgacacGTGTAAGTTAACAGACCCAAACCTATTCTATTCCATCTTTGTTCTTCCCTAGGGACGCTTGTCTTAAATGCATTTCACGCCTCATCTTCACTGAATTACCTAACGATTATCATCGTCATGATGACTACGACAACCTCAACTTTGGAATCACAATTCCTCCATtcttaaaaacaaaaccaaacccacaaaacctCATTCTTCTACCTTAACTTTTTGTCTCAACTCcctactcttttctttttcctctaaaTCTAATCCcattttaccttaaaaaaaaccaagacacccaaaccaaaccaaaccaaacccaactcaaccctCTTTTATTTTCATGGACTTAACCGTCGTACCTTACAACAACCACACCCCCAAGTCCGAGAACGAAAACGACGACGTTaagaagaacaacaacaacaacaaccaccataacaacaacaacaacaacaatgatgTAGCTGATCGTGAACCGGAAGTTATGAACCCGTCGAGTAAGACCGTTAATAATACCGTTATTACCGTTGAGTACAAGGAGTGCATGCGGAACCACGCGGCCTCTCTAGGTGGTCACGCCAACGACGGCTGCGGCGAGTTCATGCCACGTGGcaccaacatcaacaacaacaacaacgttgTTAAAGATCAGCAGCATGAGAACTTGCTCACGTGCGCCGCATGTGGCTGTCACCGCAATTTTCACAGGAGGGAAGTATTCGGTGGTGAGCCGCCGCATCACCATCCCGTGCACCTGCACTCTCCACCACCAATGTTTGCGTTGTACAACGGTGGCCCCGCTGCTGTGCCACGTGGACAtcctcaccaccaccaccatcagtATCATCAACATAACGGTGGTGATCATCACGATCGTGGACGGTCAGAGACGCCGGAGAGAGTAGTGGGGCCCGTGGCGATCACGAGGAGTGGTAGTACTAATAATACTACTAGTGCGAAGAGGTTTAGGACTAAGTTCACGCAGGAGCAGAGGGAGAAAATGCTAGAGTTCGCTGAGAGGATTGGGTGGAGGATACAGAGGCACGATGACGTGGCGCTCAACCAGTTCTGTTCGGAAATTGGTGTCAAACGCAATGTGCTCAAAGTGTGGATGCACAATAACAAGAATACTCACCGCCGTAGAGAATCAGGGCCCGATGACTCAGCTTCGGAACCAccacaacaagaagaagaacaacCTATTGGATCATGAGTATAAGtgattaattaactaataaatattttgactttttatgttattattattatttttttgggtttaatttttatctttttaattaattttgtgtaATGACTAATGAATACTGATGTGAAATGggcttttttttcttgaagaaaaGTTTTTAGGGGTTTGTACAAGTGAAATaattgtgggttttggtttggttttggtaaCTTTTGATGATTCTAAGTTCAACAATGTTGGTGCAGTTCTGACATTTTAGGAACAGTAGAATACGTGAAATTCTAGCTTTGAGTATGGGGGCATTATGATGTTTTGCGCTTTGTGAAAACTTGGGTCATTGGACTGACAAGACCATATTTTTAGGTTTGCATGGTCTGAAACTGAGAAGGGAATCTAAAGAGAGGAGTTTTTACATGGTGGGTATAAAGGGCATACAATGTCAATGATTAAGTCTTATCTCAAAAGTTTGAATGGCTTTGGATTTGTAAGAAACTAATCATTGTTGATCACATATCTGTGTTTGTAATTAATTAGTATAACATAGATAAGAGAGGATTGCAGAGTAGGTTAAGATCATACTAAAATCTAGTGATGAATCCACAAAAGGCAAAAGCAACTATAGATAAAAATGCATGACAAAATTAAAGGACTTTTGAGTTATAGAAAGAGAAGGATATGCAAAGATATATACATAACGCCAATGTCAACTTGACATTGATACCTCTTTTTCATGTAAAGAGCATTTATGCATTTGCATTTATGGTAGCAAGAAAGCTAGCAGTTTCGTTTTTATTCAGCATGCTGGTTGGAAGGGAAAACCATCAAAGCATGCCAGAAAAAGAATATACAACAAGATGTTGAAAGTTTAGCATCTTTGTTTGAGTGGTTCACCATAGATTATATTTGGGGTAGATATTAGTTGGGTTTCACTGATTgctaatggattttttttcctacaattgaTTACCTCTGAGATATGGAACATGTATTGCTGTGTTTACATGCTTGTTAGACATTGAGTAATACCccgattttattttataatcatCACCATAATcgtcattattattatagagTTAAGGTATTATACATGTGTGCAAAGTAAGATAAGAGTAGACAATTTTGTAGTGTTACAAACtatgttagaaaattaaaattttagtgcATACAATTTAATggacaattaaaataataaataaattaacaaataaaagaggaagaTGTAACGTAGAATGTTACTTTACGGGttatttatataaaactttTGGTCTCCTTATCAATTAAGGAAAATGATTAGAGAATTAAAACTAATTTGGATTAGAAGTTTAAGAGTTATTAGAATCTTTTAGAATTCCGACTTATCTAAACAAATAAACCTTAATTTGAGGTTGATTGAGAATTAAAGTCTTGAAAgtatatttaagttttatgaGCTTCTTGGAGACTATAAAGATAAGTTTTAGTGGGTCTTAAACTCCAGTCCAAGTAGGAAGCATATTTAACGTGTAAAGCTAAAGAGTAGTCATAGGGTTTCTTGCGTGAAAGGTAGAGAAAGACTGCGAAAATACAAGAAACAAAGTTTTGCATCCGTGTGTTCATATGGTCAggtatatctctctctcaaagatcTATGGGAATGACCTACCAACCTAAT is part of the Quercus robur chromosome 9, dhQueRobu3.1, whole genome shotgun sequence genome and harbors:
- the LOC126699765 gene encoding zinc-finger homeodomain protein 2-like, which translates into the protein MDLTVVPYNNHTPKSENENDDVKKNNNNNNHHNNNNNNNDVADREPEVMNPSSKTVNNTVITVEYKECMRNHAASLGGHANDGCGEFMPRGTNINNNNNVVKDQQHENLLTCAACGCHRNFHRREVFGGEPPHHHPVHLHSPPPMFALYNGGPAAVPRGHPHHHHHQYHQHNGGDHHDRGRSETPERVVGPVAITRSGSTNNTTSAKRFRTKFTQEQREKMLEFAERIGWRIQRHDDVALNQFCSEIGVKRNVLKVWMHNNKNTHRRRESGPDDSASEPPQQEEEQPIGS